The Bacteroidetes bacterium SB0662_bin_6 genome has a window encoding:
- a CDS encoding DUF262 domain-containing protein produces the protein MEPQHIAFLELFNGQVQYVVPRWQRRYCWGQSDIERLVDDLVTVARAPAGSIAAHYGGTLLTFPGSRTSGVVTVHRVVDGQQRLTTVSILLACIADALGANGQCGEWTAEIIKNDRLTNPGKSADRLRKLRLQDGDEEEYWSGLEGNLQGAGAITQAWRIVRRLVRQNDVAQLLEGLQRFRVVSIGLGEHDDPQQIFESLNATGRPLTESEKLKNWLLMGLPDAEQQELHDRHWKRIEASLNAEYSTDRIDTFLRDFLRWKTGELRGIRHVYEDLRRWAVRNGKAEDRRSLCSELADIAERYGILTGTGGSHGDKHIERELSHLRALGFDTHRPLTLRLLCEAAAAGDTGWTNVTLAKVFAGIGTWVTRFWLSGRPMAGMNKAFAELAHGPGPADDEDPAEFWLGRIRKFRNSRVEVPDDEVVRDGIGERKAYGGSATGATKAVLCAMMEEEQRGDSPARVALTVEHVMPQKLTDEWRLALGDDAERIHGWYRDRLANLTLSGVNAELGAKSFEEKREIMKRSGVQLTRCIADEDAWDEAALERRAEYLADRALTLWPWSDPDAQTRSTQDGTWQMKWRIEGGDWHQESAAAQVVLNVAGALLSRDPKNADRLRGDAVSSNLQLASQYPSGTKAGTLTMRAVPGHDSYVLYPYGRDLKASAARCRKMGEQCGLMVEIEFPDTLHITKAFWAFLKEETGGLPGQSDGWRSWNCWTTWLNDARDVIGVSLTDEWMGVYLRASEHQNTPNRVERMLQYSREIRKTMSDQEFDGNEVSLSKKGRSISVRRTWDRDDKDGWPEAARWIKDQADRLQDVAETFVSIPGQVTD, from the coding sequence ATGGAGCCTCAACACATTGCATTTCTGGAACTGTTCAACGGACAGGTGCAGTATGTGGTGCCCCGCTGGCAACGCAGGTACTGTTGGGGTCAATCTGACATTGAGAGGTTAGTTGACGACCTTGTGACGGTCGCACGAGCACCTGCAGGATCTATAGCGGCGCACTATGGAGGCACCCTACTCACGTTCCCAGGCTCCCGTACGTCAGGGGTGGTGACAGTTCACCGTGTCGTAGATGGGCAGCAAAGGCTCACGACTGTAAGCATTCTTCTTGCTTGCATCGCCGATGCACTCGGTGCAAACGGGCAATGTGGAGAGTGGACCGCAGAGATAATCAAGAATGACCGGCTTACGAATCCAGGAAAGAGCGCCGACAGGTTACGTAAGCTACGATTGCAAGATGGGGACGAAGAAGAATACTGGTCGGGCCTCGAGGGTAACCTGCAAGGGGCAGGTGCAATTACCCAAGCTTGGAGGATCGTGCGAAGGCTGGTTAGACAAAACGATGTCGCCCAACTCCTCGAGGGGCTCCAGCGGTTTAGGGTGGTCAGTATCGGGCTCGGAGAGCACGACGACCCTCAGCAGATATTCGAAAGCCTGAATGCGACAGGGCGTCCACTAACAGAGAGCGAGAAGCTCAAGAACTGGCTGCTTATGGGTCTGCCGGATGCCGAACAGCAAGAGCTCCACGACCGCCACTGGAAACGGATAGAGGCCTCGCTCAATGCCGAGTATTCCACAGACCGGATCGACACTTTTCTTCGGGACTTTTTGCGTTGGAAGACCGGTGAATTGCGAGGTATCAGGCATGTCTACGAGGATCTGCGCCGGTGGGCCGTACGGAACGGCAAGGCTGAGGATCGTCGGTCCCTGTGCTCTGAATTGGCAGATATAGCCGAACGCTACGGGATACTTACGGGTACGGGCGGGTCTCACGGTGACAAGCATATTGAACGGGAGCTGAGTCATCTCCGAGCCCTGGGGTTCGACACGCACCGACCACTGACGCTTCGCTTGCTCTGCGAAGCTGCGGCTGCCGGAGACACCGGGTGGACGAATGTAACGCTGGCCAAGGTGTTCGCGGGCATCGGAACATGGGTTACTCGGTTTTGGTTGTCGGGTCGCCCCATGGCGGGTATGAACAAGGCGTTCGCTGAACTTGCTCACGGACCCGGCCCGGCAGATGACGAAGATCCTGCGGAATTCTGGCTGGGACGGATCCGAAAATTCCGGAACTCGCGTGTTGAAGTACCCGACGACGAGGTGGTGCGGGACGGAATCGGCGAGCGCAAGGCGTACGGCGGGAGTGCTACGGGTGCCACCAAGGCGGTCCTCTGTGCGATGATGGAGGAGGAGCAGCGTGGCGATTCTCCTGCACGTGTTGCGCTCACGGTTGAGCACGTAATGCCTCAGAAGTTGACGGACGAATGGAGGCTGGCGTTGGGAGATGATGCCGAGCGTATCCACGGGTGGTACCGTGACCGACTTGCAAACCTCACCCTGAGCGGGGTCAACGCGGAACTTGGGGCGAAGTCTTTCGAAGAGAAGCGGGAGATCATGAAACGTAGTGGTGTCCAGTTGACTAGGTGCATCGCAGACGAAGATGCTTGGGATGAAGCGGCGCTCGAGCGGCGTGCCGAGTATCTTGCGGACCGGGCGCTCACCCTCTGGCCGTGGTCGGATCCGGATGCACAAACCCGCAGCACACAAGATGGAACGTGGCAGATGAAATGGCGGATAGAGGGAGGCGACTGGCATCAGGAAAGTGCGGCAGCTCAGGTGGTGCTCAATGTCGCCGGAGCACTTCTTAGCCGCGATCCGAAGAATGCAGACCGACTACGGGGTGACGCGGTTTCCTCGAATCTGCAATTGGCGAGCCAGTATCCATCTGGTACCAAAGCCGGGACCCTTACCATGCGGGCCGTACCCGGTCACGATTCTTATGTGTTGTATCCTTATGGACGGGACCTGAAGGCAAGTGCTGCAAGGTGTAGAAAAATGGGGGAGCAGTGCGGGCTCATGGTTGAGATCGAGTTTCCAGACACGCTGCATATTACTAAGGCTTTTTGGGCATTTCTCAAAGAAGAAACGGGAGGCCTGCCGGGTCAGTCTGACGGTTGGCGTAGTTGGAATTGTTGGACGACATGGCTCAACGATGCGCGTGATGTGATCGGTGTCAGCCTCACCGACGAATGGATGGGGGTCTACCTCAGGGCCTCTGAGCACCAGAATACGCCGAACCGAGTCGAGCGTATGCTCCAGTATTCCCGCGAGATCCGCAAGACGATGAGTGATCAGGAATTTGATGGGAATGAGGTGTCACTGAGCAAGAAGGGAAGGAGTATCTCGGTTCGGCGGACTTGGGACCGCGACGACAAAGACGGTTGGCCAGAAGCCGCCAGATGGATCAAGGACCAAGCGGATCGGTTGCAGGATGTTGCGGAGACGTTTGTTTCGATCCCGGGGCAGGTTACCGATTAG
- a CDS encoding trypsin-like peptidase domain-containing protein, which produces MDLGNWNAMNAPWGLASRKKLILAALDFFDAEKYINNCKIIGKKRYIFPKLFSLSEFVTYLEKKNIFPNKNPNIFRIISILDKAVSGGILLNLRNEPDKAPGAHDRYLLIQPYCESAVRGQGLLRLIPALGSDFLYQTISPSIVHIKGENDAGDEKGGTGIILDRQHILTCAHVTRDLHLDKKQNFQNIQCNIKQEPILEDEKEDVAIIQVDKSLEPVPGMVFQAPVIGKNVFALGFSGIPNTKHEPILTMHGGAVTSESVTLYPPKEENLFLCSAISRPGNSGGPIISEDGYIIGIVSKNLTQKNVDQKGFSPHYAGVPAQVIIKVIESKGLDITIPFENFE; this is translated from the coding sequence ATGGATTTGGGAAATTGGAACGCAATGAATGCCCCGTGGGGCCTTGCATCCCGCAAAAAATTAATCCTTGCAGCTTTGGATTTTTTCGATGCCGAAAAATATATTAATAACTGCAAGATAATAGGTAAAAAACGGTATATCTTTCCAAAACTCTTTTCGTTGTCTGAATTCGTTACCTACTTGGAAAAAAAGAATATCTTTCCAAACAAAAATCCAAATATTTTTCGAATTATTTCGATTTTAGACAAGGCAGTATCTGGTGGAATACTTCTAAATCTACGTAATGAGCCAGATAAGGCACCGGGGGCTCATGATCGCTATCTACTAATACAACCCTATTGCGAATCTGCGGTGCGCGGACAAGGGCTCTTGCGGCTGATCCCTGCATTGGGAAGTGATTTTTTGTATCAAACAATCTCTCCCAGTATAGTCCACATTAAAGGAGAAAATGATGCCGGGGATGAGAAAGGAGGAACTGGTATTATTCTTGACAGGCAACACATCTTGACATGTGCACATGTAACACGCGACTTACATCTCGATAAAAAGCAGAATTTTCAAAATATTCAATGCAACATCAAGCAGGAACCCATCCTTGAGGATGAAAAGGAAGATGTTGCCATTATCCAAGTGGATAAGTCACTGGAACCTGTACCAGGCATGGTATTTCAAGCCCCTGTCATTGGAAAAAATGTTTTTGCACTTGGCTTTTCTGGAATACCGAACACGAAACACGAACCGATATTAACAATGCACGGAGGGGCTGTCACAAGTGAATCCGTTACTCTATATCCTCCCAAGGAAGAAAATCTGTTTTTGTGCTCCGCAATATCTAGGCCGGGAAATAGCGGTGGCCCAATAATTTCGGAGGATGGATATATAATTGGTATTGTTTCCAAGAACTTGACACAAAAAAATGTCGATCAAAAGGGGTTCTCACCACATTATGCGGGTGTCCCTGCTCAAGTGATTATCAAGGTCATTGAATCAAAGGGATTGGATATTACAATCCCTTTCGAAAACTTTGAATAA